The Humulus lupulus chromosome 7, drHumLupu1.1, whole genome shotgun sequence region ttatattaatataattaataaatatatattgttagttaattttaaaagtatattttattaaatatttagaatattccgttaaagatAATAATACATAccttaaaatcaataatttatatatttcaaaccttaaaaaaaattaattaatatcttCTCTTCTGATTGGTAGTAAAAAATTAATaagattaattaaaaagatacCATGATCCGTAATCCAATacctaattaattaaatatatggttattaaaaaaagaaagtagacaataataaaatttaaattctacCGACAAATGACTTGAAGACATTATAGTTTTTGCAAGCTGGCGTTGTCAACTCTTCCAAtgaaatttaaaaattagaagaaaacatAACAGAACGTCACAAACTTCATAATTTGATGCTGTTCACACTTGAGATAAAAACTATTGATTATAATAATCCACATTCTAtataataaaaacataattataaatacaAGATATGTGTACAATATACACACCTCTCACTATCGATCAAAATTGGGATAAGGATTAATGAACCAATCAATTGATCCAAACTCCAATGATGGACAACATAAACGACTTCGAGTTACACGACTTCATTGCAGACTCGAACTTCGATCAGTTGATCGATCTAATTCGTGGCGAAAACGAAGACCCTCTTGTGAATTTCGGCTGTGACGACCTCATCAACGGCTCTAATAATTTCGTCCACGCTACTATTAATCATCATGATCACCCCTTCCTCGGTGTCGATCGTCCGTTAAATGTGGCCACCGATAATAACAATCACGTCTTTGGTTTCAACGCTACTCCAATGGTGTcgtcggaccccaattcattgtcgtTTATTGATACTGTAATGCCAGAGTATTTTGATGGGGAGATCTTGAACATGGATATGGTTGATAAaggtgatggtgatgatgatgatgaagaagatgaTGGTGATGATTCCTCTGGAACGACAACCACAACAACGACAACGCCAAATGCGTCGTCGAAAAGGCCAAAAGTTGACCGGTCGAGAACTTTGATCTCCGAGCGGAGGAGACGAGGTAGGATGAAGGAAAAGCTCTACGCTCTGCGCTCCTTGGTTCCTAACATTACAAAGGTGCatattattcatttttatttactTAACTTCAAAATCTCATATGATTATCTTAGTTAGGTATTAGTGCTTTTCGTTTTTGGCCGGCACAATAATATTATTTGAGATATATATGGTTATAAATGTACA contains the following coding sequences:
- the LOC133788846 gene encoding transcription factor FER-LIKE IRON DEFICIENCY-INDUCED TRANSCRIPTION FACTOR-like; translation: MMDNINDFELHDFIADSNFDQLIDLIRGENEDPLVNFGCDDLINGSNNFVHATINHHDHPFLGVDRPLNVATDNNNHVFGFNATPMVSSDPNSLSFIDTVMPEYFDGEILNMDMVDKGDGDDDDEEDDGDDSSGTTTTTTTTPNASSKRPKVDRSRTLISERRRRGRMKEKLYALRSLVPNITKMDKASIVGDAVLYVQDLQTQSKKLKAEIASLEASLEEVERYQGSTTENSKKIKDVKTNGSLAKMKIITQMDMFQVEERGFYVKVVCNKGERAGISLYKALESLTNFNIQSSNLATVSDTFVLTFTLKVLKECDQREPINLPNLKLWVTGAFINQGFELKTAF